In Mauremys reevesii isolate NIE-2019 linkage group 8, ASM1616193v1, whole genome shotgun sequence, a single genomic region encodes these proteins:
- the EIF4E1B gene encoding eukaryotic translation initiation factor 4E type 1B isoform X2 yields MAAAEMGGALHRREEQRRRKARREALAAEILDKHPLQNRWALWFFKNDKSKTWQANLRLVTKFSTAEDFWALYSHIQLASKLTSGCDYSLFKDGIEPMWEDNRNKRGGRWLITLAKQQRHTELDRFWLETLLCLIGETFGPYSEDVCGAVINIRAKGDKIAVWTREAENRDGVTHIGRVYKERLGLSHKVVIGYQAHADTATKSGSLTKNKFVV; encoded by the exons ATGGCTGCAGCTGAGATG gggggcgctctgcacAGGCGAGAGGAGCAGAGGCGGCGAAAGGCACGAAGGGAGGCACTCGCTGCCGAGATCTTGGACAAGCATCCCCTGCAGAACAG gtGGGCTCTTTGGTTCTTCAAAAATGACAAGAGCAAGACGTGGCAGGCGAACCTGCGCCTGGTGACCAAGTTCAGCACCGCGGAGGATTTCTGGGC GCTGTACAGCCATATCCAGCTGGCCAGCAAGCTGACGTCGGGCTGCGACTACTCCCTCTTCAAG GACGGGATCGAGCCCATGTGGGAAGACAACCGGAACAAGCGGGGCGGGCGCTGGCTCATCACACTGGCCAAGCAGCAGAGGCACACGGAGCTGGACCGCTTCTGGCTGGAGACG CTGCTGTGTCTGATTGGCGAGACGTTCGGCCCGTACAGCGAGGACGTCTGCGGGGCCGTCATCAACATCCGGGCCAAGGGAGACAAGATCGCCGTCTGGACCCGAGAGGCGGAGAACCGGGACGGGGTCACCCACATTGG gcgGGTGTATAAGGAGCGCCTGGGGCTGTCCCACAAGGTGGTGATCGGGTACCAGGCCCACGCGGACACGGCCACCAAGAGCGGCTCCCTCACCAAGAACAAGTTTGTGGTGTGA
- the EIF4E1B gene encoding eukaryotic translation initiation factor 4E type 1B isoform X1 has translation MAAAEMSLQGRVSRHAPYAGVWQGGALHRREEQRRRKARREALAAEILDKHPLQNRWALWFFKNDKSKTWQANLRLVTKFSTAEDFWALYSHIQLASKLTSGCDYSLFKDGIEPMWEDNRNKRGGRWLITLAKQQRHTELDRFWLETLLCLIGETFGPYSEDVCGAVINIRAKGDKIAVWTREAENRDGVTHIGRVYKERLGLSHKVVIGYQAHADTATKSGSLTKNKFVV, from the exons ATGGCTGCAGCTGAGATG agtcTGCAGGGCCGAGTGTCCCGCCACGCGCCTTACGCCGGTGTGtggcaggggggcgctctgcacAGGCGAGAGGAGCAGAGGCGGCGAAAGGCACGAAGGGAGGCACTCGCTGCCGAGATCTTGGACAAGCATCCCCTGCAGAACAG gtGGGCTCTTTGGTTCTTCAAAAATGACAAGAGCAAGACGTGGCAGGCGAACCTGCGCCTGGTGACCAAGTTCAGCACCGCGGAGGATTTCTGGGC GCTGTACAGCCATATCCAGCTGGCCAGCAAGCTGACGTCGGGCTGCGACTACTCCCTCTTCAAG GACGGGATCGAGCCCATGTGGGAAGACAACCGGAACAAGCGGGGCGGGCGCTGGCTCATCACACTGGCCAAGCAGCAGAGGCACACGGAGCTGGACCGCTTCTGGCTGGAGACG CTGCTGTGTCTGATTGGCGAGACGTTCGGCCCGTACAGCGAGGACGTCTGCGGGGCCGTCATCAACATCCGGGCCAAGGGAGACAAGATCGCCGTCTGGACCCGAGAGGCGGAGAACCGGGACGGGGTCACCCACATTGG gcgGGTGTATAAGGAGCGCCTGGGGCTGTCCCACAAGGTGGTGATCGGGTACCAGGCCCACGCGGACACGGCCACCAAGAGCGGCTCCCTCACCAAGAACAAGTTTGTGGTGTGA
- the SNCB gene encoding beta-synuclein, protein MDAFMKGLSKAKEGVVAAAEKTKQGVAEAAEKTKEGVLYVGSKTQGVVQGVTSVAEKTKEQASQLGGAVISGAGNIAAATGLVKKEEFPTDLKPEEVGQEAVEEPLIEPLLEPEGENYEEPPQDYQEYEPEA, encoded by the exons ATGGACGCGTTCATGAAGGGCTTGTCCAAGGCCAAGGAGGGGGTGGTCGCTGCGGCGGAGAAGACCAAGCAGGGGGTGGCGGAGGCTGCGGAGAAGACCAAGGAGGGGGTGCTCTACGTGG GAAGCAAAACCCAAGGCGTGGTGCAAGGCGTCACCTCAG TGGCTGAGAAGACCAAGGAGCAGGCGTCCCAGCTGGGGGGGGCCGTCATCTCAGGGGCCGGGAACATCGCGGCTGCCACGGGCCTGGTCAAGAAGGAGGAGTTCCCCACTGACCTGAAG cccgAGGAGGTCGGGCAGGAGGCCGTGGAGGAGCCGCTGATCGAGCCTCTGCTAGAGCCAGAGGGTGAGAACTACGAGGAGCCGCCCCAG GACTATCAGGAGTACGAGCCGGAGGCGTAA